A genomic window from Schistocerca serialis cubense isolate TAMUIC-IGC-003099 chromosome 4, iqSchSeri2.2, whole genome shotgun sequence includes:
- the LOC126475497 gene encoding DNA/RNA-binding protein KIN17, with the protein MGKHEVGTPKYIANKIKAKGLQKLRWYCQMCQKQCRDENGFKCHMMSESHQRQLLLFADNADKYIDEFSKEFCDGYLELLKRQFGTKRVHANRVYQDYISERHHLHMNSTQWETLTDFVKWLGREGKCVVDETEKGWYVQYIDRDPETIALQEAMMKKEKMDKDDQEKMMEFLQKQIERGRDCSKPVSSTYTEFVRQNEEEKLKLNLNLINLKKKDDVKTEFKMPLLPGNIAGSEQSKKRSLNDTASESEKKKVMKEKAKASALDAIINEEEAKKEKLNRKDYWLTKDIVVKIITKSLGDKYYKKKGVIVEVIDKYVAVVSVFETGHKLKLDQAHLETVIPAVGRKVKVVNGAYRGCEAVLKHLDEKNFCVSVEVASGPLKGRIVEGVQYEDISKIHVPS; encoded by the coding sequence ATGGGAAAACATGAAGTTGGGACACCTAAGTACATTGCCAATAAAATTAAGGCAAAAGGCTTACAGAAGCTCCGCTGGTACTGTCAGATGTGTCAGAAGCAGTGCAGAGACGAGAATGGTTTCAAGTGTCACATGATGTCAGAGTCTCACCAGCGACAGCTGCTGCTTTTTGCTGACAATGCTGACAAATACATTGATGAATTTTCGAAAGAGTTCTGTGATGGTTACTTAGAGTTGCTGAAACGACAGTTTGGAACAAAGCGTGTTCATGCAAATCGTGTGTACCAGGACTACATTTCCGAACGTCATCATCTTCACATGAACTCTACTCAGTGGGAAACACTTACAGATTTTGTGAAGTGGTTAGGGCGTGAAGGCAAATGTGTTGTGGATGAAACTGAGAAAGGTTGGTATGTGCAGTATATTGATAGAGACCCAGAAACTATTGCCCtgcaagaagcaatgatgaaaaaggaaaaaatggaTAAAGATGATCaagaaaaaatgatggaatttttgcaGAAGCAAATTGAAAGAGGAAGAGACTGTTCAAAGCCAGTATCCAGTACCTATACAGAATTTGTCCGACAAAATGAGGAAGAGAAATTGAAATTAAATCTGAATCTCATTAACTTGAAGAAGAAAGATGATGTTAAAACTGAATTTAAAATGCCACTTTTACCAGGAAACATCGCAGGGTCTGAACAAAGTAAAAAGAGATCTCTTAATGATACTGCTAGTGAATCTGAGAAAAAaaaggtaatgaaagaaaaagccaaaGCATCTGCATTGGATGCTATCATTAATGAAGAAGAGGCAAAAAAGGAAAAGCTCAACCGGAAGGATTATTGGTTGACGAAAGACATTGTagtcaaaattattacaaaatctcTAGGTGACAAATATTACAAGAAAAAGGGAGTAATTGTAGAAGTTATTGACAAGTATGTAGCtgttgtttctgtgtttgaaaCAGGGCACAAGCTTAAATTAGACCAAGCACATTTAGAAACTGTTATTCCTGCTGTTGGTCGTAAAGTGAAAGTTGTGAATGGTGCATATAGAGGTTGTGAGGCAGTTTTGAAACATCTTGACGAGAAAAATTTTTGTGTTAGTGTTGAAGTGGCATCTGGTCCATTGAAAGGTCGAATTGTGGAGGGAGTTCAGTATGAAGATATAAGCAAAATTCA